A window of Microbacterium sp. Root61 genomic DNA:
CCCTTCTCGCTCGCGAGTGCCGCGGCATCGCGTGCCATGTAGGCCAGGGCTCCGAGCTCGTAGCCGACGGTCGAGGTCTGCGCCCAGCCCGCGCTGGCCGACGGCTGCAGATGGCTTCCTTCGAGTTCGATGCGCGAGATGCGGCGCAGCGCGTCGCGCACCAGATCGCGGATGTCGGCATCCGGGCGCCGGATCAGCACGACGAACCGTCCGACGCTCGGCTGTCCGATCACGGTCCCGGGTGGCAGCGCGGCGCGGATCTCGGTATCCACACGCCGGTTGAGCTCGGCCAGCGCGCCGCGTCCCGCGGTGTCATGGATCTCGCTGGCATCGTCGAGCTGGATGTGGACGAGGGAGCACGGCTCGCCGGTGGCCTGTGCCTGCCGGCACGTGTGCGCGGCCGCGCGCTCGAACGCCTGCCATTCGACGGATGCGCCCGAGCGGCGTGCGGCGAGCAGCGCGTGCACCGGGGGCGCGATCGCGGCGACGAGTGCGCAGAGCAGGTAGAGAATGGCGGCTGCGACGCCGACGAGGCCGACCAGGTCCTCGCTCATCGCCGCGGAGGTGACCGCGGGGTCCACGATTGTGGCCGCGATCGCGGTCAGAGCCAGGAGAGCGGATGCCGTGACCAGCGGGATGAGGCAGGCCGAGCGCGGGCGGGGGAGTCGCCACCATTCGAGCACCAGGAGGGCGGCGAACACCGCCCCCACGAGGGAAGTGCCGCGATGGGCCAGGGCGTCCCACGGCGTGCCGGCGGCTAGTCCCAGGACCCCCGCGGCGATCACCGCGAAGGCGCCGCCGACCCACGGCAGATCCCGGACGCCGCGCAGCGCGCGGACTCCGGACCAGATGAGCACCGGAGCCGCCACCGCGCCGCCCAGGCTGAGGTGGCGCAGGAGATCGGAGTCGAGCTCGGCGGCCACGACCGCGCCGTACGCGGCGACCATCACCAGGGCGAACGCGAACGACCAGTCCAGCGTTGCCCTGCCCGGGTGGGAGAGGAACCCGATACCGATCGCCAGCATCGTCGCCAGGGTGGCGACGGCGGCGAGGGCGACCCCCGCGTAGGGCGTGATCGATAGGAGGATCTCGTTCATCGGTCGTCACCGCCCGCAGAGGCGACGCGAGGGGGTGTCCGCGGCATCGTCACTGTGACGACCGTTCCGACGCCCAGCTCACTGTCGACCGAGAGCGTGCCGCCGTGCACCGCCACGATCTCCCGGCTGATGCCGAGTCCGAGGCCTGTGCCGCTCGCGGTCTCCTGTGCCTCTGCCGTGCGGAAGTACGGCGTGAGGACGTGCGGCAGGTCGGCGGGCGAGATGCCGATGCCGGTATCGGTCACGATCAGCGCGACCGTGTCGTCGGTGAGGACCGAGGTGACGCGCACCGCGCCGTCGCGCGGCGTGTACTTGATCGCGTTGCTGACGAGGTTGTCCACCACTTGCCGCATCCGGAAGCCGTCCCCGGTGACCGGGAGCGGATCATCCAGGTGCAGGTCGAGGGTGACCTCACGCGTGGCGGCCGTCGGGCGGAAGGATCCGACCGAGTCCCGGACGATCTGGCGCAGGTCGATCTCCTCGAAGGACTCGTTCCCTGTCCCGGTCGAGCGGCCGGTGCGGAGCATGCTGCCCGCCATCTCCAGCATCCGCTCGCTCGCACCGAGCATCGTCTCGAGGCGCTCCCGCATGCGGGGCGTGAGGTCATCCGCCTCGAGGGCGAGCTCCGCGTTGCCGATCATCACGGTGAGCGGATGCTTGAGCTCGTGCGACGCGATCGCATTGAGTCGCTCGCGCTCGCGCTGCGCATAGGTGATCGCGGTGACGTCCTGGACGACGAGGAGGGTGCTCGGCTCCTCGTCCTCCGACGAGCTGAGCCGCTTGGCGCTGATCGAGAGCGCGCGCCACTCGCCTTTCGGCGTGAACAGCCACACGCGGGCATCGCTGAACGTCTCGCCGCGCACCGCTCGCGCGAACGGCCGGTCGAGCGGTGGCAGTGGCATGCCGCGTCGGCCGGCGTATTCGACAGACGTGCCCGGCAGATTCGGGTCGATCGGATCCAGCCCGTAGAGGCGCGAGTAGGCGTGGTTGACGGTGAGGACGATTCCGGATGCCGAGAGCCGCGCGACGCCCGTATCGACACCGTTGAGGATCTCGTTGGCGCGACGCTCCTGGTCGGCCCGTCGTTCGGCCGTGGCCTTCAGCCGACGCGCCTGTCGCCGCTGGAGCCTGCGGAAGGCGCGCATCTGGCGCATCGCGAGATGGGTGGTGATGCCGATGAACAGGACTGAGAGGAGCACGATGAACAGGCGCAGGGTCACCGCCGGACTCGGCGTGCCGATTGCGTCCACCAGCAGGATCGCGGCGATGACCGCGAGCATGGCGCCCAGCGCTGCGGCGCTGAAGTGCATCGCCACCCACATCACCGGGAACGCCCACAGGTAGCCGAAGCGCAGGTCGGTGTCGCTGGCGACGAGCCCGATGGCCAGCGCGTCGAGGAATGGCACCGCGAGGACCGCCGACTGGGGCAGCCGGATCCAGGGAACGGTGAGCGTGGCCAGGCTGACCACGACGATCGCCAGCACGCCCACCGCGAAGGTCCAACGGGTGAACAGTTCGGGCTGCAGGAACAGCACCAGGACACTGATCGTCAGCACGCTGGCGGCCAGCACCAGCTGTGTCAGCCAGACTGAACGCGTGCGGGAGTCACTCGCGCCCGCGGATGGCGCCTGCGCTAACCCCCCGGTAGCCATAGGGCGAGTCTATGCGGCCCCGCGCATGGGACGTCTCCCCGCGTGCGGGAGCACCCCTTGCGGGATCTTGAGCAAATCCTGCGGGTCTACCCGGCGACCCCGGATCTCCCGTTGCGCTCGATCCGCGAGGCTGGTCCTGCGGCACCGAGAACCCGGGCGTGCGCATACCGAAAACGAAGGCGAACAGCAGTGACCGACATCGTCCCACTCTCCACGACAGACCCCCGACGTCAGGGTGCGCGCCCTGACGTCGCTGCGGAGCTCGAAATCATCCCGCCGGTCGTCGGGTTCCCCGACGACTTCGACGCGGTGCTGGATGACGGCACGGTGCATCGCTCCACGATCGGCTGCGTCATCCCGGCGTACAACGAGGAGGAGTCGATCGCGCAGGTGATCGAGTCGCTGCTCGGCCAGACGCGCGTGCCCGACGTGATCCACGTCGTGGTGAACAACACCTCGGATGCGACGGTGAAGATCGCCTCCCGCTACGCAGGTCCGCACGAGGTCGTCACCGAGCTCGGCGAGCAGTTCACCGAGGTGTTCGTGCACGACATCGGCAAGAACCCCGACAAGAAGGTCGGTGCGCTCAACTACGGCTTCGCCCTCGTCGAGGGCTACGACTATCTGCTGGGGGTCGACGGGGACACGGTCGCCGACAGCCGCGCGGTCGAGTACCTCGAGTCCGAGGCGGTCTCGGACACCCGTATCGGCGGCATCTCCGCCATCTACACGATCGACGACAAGCCGATCAAGGGCGGCATCGCCAGGTTCCTCATCGCCGGCCAGCGCTCGCAGTTCGCGGCCTTCAACCTGCAGAACCTGCTGCGCGGCCGCAACATGGCCGTGCTCGGCGGGCAGTTCTCGATCTTCTCGACCCACGCGTTGCGCGACGCGATGGAGCAGAACCACCAGTCCAGCCCGTGGGTGAAGGACAGTGAGGTCGAGGACTCGCTGCTGTCGCTGCAGATCAAGAGCGCAGGCTATCTGACGAAGATCAGCCCGTTCGCCCGGGCCGACGTCGGCGGAATGACCACGCTGCGCGCGCTGGACGCGCAGCAGGTGAAGTGGACCTACGGTGCGATCGAGCTGATGTGGCCCGGACAGCGCGGCGACACCAAGGGCCAGCCGTTCCACCCCAACCTGCGCATCCGGTGGTTCGAGAACTTCGGGATGCTGACCAACCTCTTCGTGCGCGTCGCGTTCCTGACGCTCCTGGCCGGGTCGTTGTCCATCGGGGCGTTCGTGTTCTCGGCGTGGTGGCTGGTGCCGGTCGTGGTCGCGATGCTGCTCAACCTGCGCATGGCCCTCACGATGAACACCCGCTCTGCCCTCGACATCCTCTTCGCCGTCACCCTGCTTCCCGCCGAGGTGTACATGTGGGTGCGGCTCAGCCACTTCGCCCGCTCATGGACGCGGTTCCTGTCGCGCAAGAAGGTCGACAACTGGGCCATGCAGGCCAAGGCCGAGCGGGGTTCCGGGCTCGGTCACTGGACGCCGCTGATCGTGGTGGTCATCGTGATCATCGCCGCGGCGATCATCTGGTCGATGCTCGGCCCGGTCGTGCAGTCCTCGATCCTGTGGATCGGGTGGCCCATCGTCGGCATCGTGACCGTGCTGCAGACCGTGTCGATGCTGTTCAAGCTGATC
This region includes:
- a CDS encoding glycosyltransferase family 2 protein, whose translation is MTDIVPLSTTDPRRQGARPDVAAELEIIPPVVGFPDDFDAVLDDGTVHRSTIGCVIPAYNEEESIAQVIESLLGQTRVPDVIHVVVNNTSDATVKIASRYAGPHEVVTELGEQFTEVFVHDIGKNPDKKVGALNYGFALVEGYDYLLGVDGDTVADSRAVEYLESEAVSDTRIGGISAIYTIDDKPIKGGIARFLIAGQRSQFAAFNLQNLLRGRNMAVLGGQFSIFSTHALRDAMEQNHQSSPWVKDSEVEDSLLSLQIKSAGYLTKISPFARADVGGMTTLRALDAQQVKWTYGAIELMWPGQRGDTKGQPFHPNLRIRWFENFGMLTNLFVRVAFLTLLAGSLSIGAFVFSAWWLVPVVVAMLLNLRMALTMNTRSALDILFAVTLLPAEVYMWVRLSHFARSWTRFLSRKKVDNWAMQAKAERGSGLGHWTPLIVVVIVIIAAAIIWSMLGPVVQSSILWIGWPIVGIVTVLQTVSMLFKLIRRQHGFKV
- a CDS encoding GGDEF domain-containing protein is translated as MNEILLSITPYAGVALAAVATLATMLAIGIGFLSHPGRATLDWSFAFALVMVAAYGAVVAAELDSDLLRHLSLGGAVAAPVLIWSGVRALRGVRDLPWVGGAFAVIAAGVLGLAAGTPWDALAHRGTSLVGAVFAALLVLEWWRLPRPRSACLIPLVTASALLALTAIAATIVDPAVTSAAMSEDLVGLVGVAAAILYLLCALVAAIAPPVHALLAARRSGASVEWQAFERAAAHTCRQAQATGEPCSLVHIQLDDASEIHDTAGRGALAELNRRVDTEIRAALPPGTVIGQPSVGRFVVLIRRPDADIRDLVRDALRRISRIELEGSHLQPSASAGWAQTSTVGYELGALAYMARDAAALASEKGGDRWERVGSTVIDRLLSAPALR
- a CDS encoding sensor histidine kinase; translation: MATGGLAQAPSAGASDSRTRSVWLTQLVLAASVLTISVLVLFLQPELFTRWTFAVGVLAIVVVSLATLTVPWIRLPQSAVLAVPFLDALAIGLVASDTDLRFGYLWAFPVMWVAMHFSAAALGAMLAVIAAILLVDAIGTPSPAVTLRLFIVLLSVLFIGITTHLAMRQMRAFRRLQRRQARRLKATAERRADQERRANEILNGVDTGVARLSASGIVLTVNHAYSRLYGLDPIDPNLPGTSVEYAGRRGMPLPPLDRPFARAVRGETFSDARVWLFTPKGEWRALSISAKRLSSSEDEEPSTLLVVQDVTAITYAQRERERLNAIASHELKHPLTVMIGNAELALEADDLTPRMRERLETMLGASERMLEMAGSMLRTGRSTGTGNESFEEIDLRQIVRDSVGSFRPTAATREVTLDLHLDDPLPVTGDGFRMRQVVDNLVSNAIKYTPRDGAVRVTSVLTDDTVALIVTDTGIGISPADLPHVLTPYFRTAEAQETASGTGLGLGISREIVAVHGGTLSVDSELGVGTVVTVTMPRTPPRVASAGGDDR